One genomic segment of Ricinus communis isolate WT05 ecotype wild-type chromosome 5, ASM1957865v1, whole genome shotgun sequence includes these proteins:
- the LOC8277288 gene encoding probable disease resistance protein At4g14610, which translates to MVEVPTELTGLDLKLAKQPKTTLLKQIDKKFLNTTTTTTPSGFDAIIFIIVSDTRLAKIQEDIEKNIGISDEKRKKKKIDEKAIDIFTILHRKKFLLLLDDIWEPVDLANFGVPLPNRENGSKEKNISSPIIAQPSSRKYDVKLKAAARDSFKKKRESALRILTRSSMRMSDKGEIIEDEVDKMSRI; encoded by the exons ATGGTGGAAGTACCAACTGAGCTAACAGGCTTAGACCTTAAACTAGCCAAGCAGCCTAAAACTACACTCTTGAAACAAATCGACAAGAAGTTCCTCaatactactactactactacacCCAGTGGTTTTGATGCTATAATCTTTATTATAGTGAGTGACACGAGACTTGCAAAGATCCAAGAAGacattgaaaaaaatataggaATTTCAGatgaaaaaaggaagaagaaaaaaattgatgaaaaagCTATAGACATCTTCACCATACTGCACAGAAAAAAGTTTCTGTTATTGTTAGATGATATATGGGAGCCAGTGGACCTTGCAAATTTTGGGGTTCCTCTTCCAAATAGAGAAAATGGGTCAAAG GAGAAGAACATTAGTAGCCCCATTATAGCTCAACCCAGTAGTAGGAAATATGATGTAAAACTCAAAGCTGCTGCTCGTGATTCTTTCAAGAAGAAACGCGAAAGTGCTCTTAGGATCTTAACAAGATCCTCCATGAGGATGTCAGATAAGGGAGAAATTATAGAAGATGAGGTTGATAAGATGAGCAGAATATAG
- the LOC8277287 gene encoding 60S ribosomal protein L7a-2, which produces MAPKRGVKAPVLAKKKPEKVVNPLFEKRPKQFGIGGALPPKKDLTRFVKWPHVVRIQRQRRILKQRLKVPPAVNQFTKALDKNLATQLFKLLLKYRPEDKAAKKERLLQRAQAEAEGKSVESKKPIVVKYGLNHITYLIEQNKAQLVVIAHDVDPIELVVWLPALCRKMEVPYAIVKGKSRLGAIVHKKTAAALCLTSVKNEDKLEFSKILEAVKANFNDKFDEHRKRWGGGIMGSKSQAKTKAKERVLAKEAAQRMT; this is translated from the exons ATG GCTCCCAAAAGAGGTGTGAAGGCCCCAGTATTGGCAAAAAAGAAACCT GAAAAGGTTGTCAACCCTTTGTTTGAGAAGCGGCCAAAGCAGTTTGGTATTGGTGGTGCACTGCCGCCAAAAAAGGACTTGACTAGGTTTGTCAAGTGGCCTCATGTTGTTCGCATTCAGAGACAAAGGAGGATTCTGAAGCAACGATTGAAGGTTCCTCCTGCTGTTAACCAGTTCACCAAAGCACTTGACAAGAACCTTG CTACACAACTCTTCAAGCTGTTGCTCAAATATAGACCCGAGGACAAGGCAGCTAAGAAGGAAAGGCTTCTTCAAAGAGCACAAGCTGAAGCTGAGGGGAAAAGTGTGGAATCAAAGAAGCCCATTGTTGTTAAGTATGGGCTTAACCATATTACCTACCTCATTGAGCAG AACAAGGCCCAATTAGTAGTTATCGCACATGATGTTGATCCAATTGAGCTTGTTGTATGGTTGCCTGCCTTGTGCCGGAAAATGGAGGTTCCTTATGCAATTGTGAAGGGCAAGTCACGTCTTGGAGCG aTCGTCCACAAGAAAACAGCTGCTGCTTTGTGTCTTACATCAGTGAAGAATGAagataaattagaatttagcaAGATTTTGGAAGCAGTGAAG gCCAACTTCAATGACAAGTTTGATGAGCACCGCAAGAGGTGGGGCGGTGGCATCATGGGCTCCAAATCTCAGGCCAAGACCAAAGCTAAGGAGAGAGTCTTGGCAAAAGAAGCTGCACAAAGGATGACTTGA